Proteins from one Oncorhynchus keta strain PuntledgeMale-10-30-2019 unplaced genomic scaffold, Oket_V2 Un_contig_10690_pilon_pilon, whole genome shotgun sequence genomic window:
- the LOC118382858 gene encoding leucine-rich repeat-containing protein 17-like gives MRLLSAFLLLLLLRSTEPRKGGRNRERGRARGKGRANVVKRQTSECKEYMEAGEKYLDCQDRQLTGVQQHWPEDIHHLLLARNKIQVLRDNTFSQFKNLKSLDLQQNELYMVEEEAFAGLGQLTTLLLQHNQMKTASEEHLLPLPNLRYLRLYDNPWDCRCSLDSLVRTLQVPSNRNLGNYAKCSEPDALRGQKLKKMRPELLCAEDGEGHLPGQKPQEGQGSLPKPPPIKKYPDANSLCHTYMFPKPMLDCKSKELKNIPSSLPSDIVRMDLSSNSITQLRPKEFVAVRDLKLLNLSSNSLDQIDTAAFAGLLYLRELDLSNNSLHYFQYGVLEDLYFLRMLNLGDNPWVCDYNIHYLIYWLKHQTGVAYSGLICTEPQEFRGWHMPWRIMSRPTDGECPKDKDPQPGKGDTGQGQTAQELVAETEEAEMVPSAEASERPQTKEI, from the exons ATGCGGCTGCTCAGCGCTTTcttgctcctcctgctcctcaggtcCACTGAGCCCAGGAAGGGTGGACGGAACAGAGAAAGGGGCAGGGCCCGGGGTAAAGGCAGGGCCAATGTTGTCAAACGCCAAACCTCTGAATGCAAGGAATACATGGAGGCCGGAGAGAAATACCTGGACTGTCAGGACCGCCAGCTGACCGGGGTGCAACAGCACTGGCCTGAAGACATCCACCACCTCCTGCTGGCCCGCAACAAGATCCAGGTGCTCAGAGACAACACCTTCTCCCAGTTCAAGAACCTAAAGAGTCTGGATCTACAACAGAATGAGCTCtacatggtggaggaggaggcgtTCGCAGGGCTGGGACAGCTCACTACTCTGCTTCTTCAGCACAACCAGATGAAGACTGCTTCTGAGGAGCATCTGCTGCCCTTGCCAAACCTCCGCTACCTGCGTCTCTATGACAACCCCTGGGACTGCCGGTGCTCGCTGGATAGTCTGGTCAGGACACTGCAGGTGCCCAGCAACCGTAACCTTGGGAACTACGCAAAGTGTTCGGAGCCGGACGCGCTGAGAGGTCAGAAGCTGAAGAAGATGAGGCCAGAGCTGCTGTGTGCTGAGGATGGGGAGGGCCATCTGCCAGGGCAGAAACCTCAGGAGGGGCAGGGTAGTCTGCCCAAACCACCTCCCATCAAGAAGTACCCTGATGCCAACTCCTTGTGCCACACCTACATGTTCCCCAAACCCATGCTGGACTGCAAGAGCAAAG aactGAAGAACATCCCCTCAAGTCTCCCGTCAGACATTGTGAGGATGGACTTGTCCAGTAACAGCATCACTCAGCTCCGGCCCAAGGAGTTTGTTGCTGTCAGGGACCTGAAGCTTCTcaacctcagcagtaacagtctggATCAGATCGACACAG CTGCGTTTGCGGGCCTCCTGTACCTGCGAGAGCTGGACCTGTCCAACAACAGCCTGCACTACTTCCAGTACGGAGTGTTGGAGGACCTGTACTTCCTCAGGATGCTGAATCTGGGGGATAACCCCTGGGTCTGTGACTACAACATCCACTACCTGATCTACTGGCTGAAGCATCAAACGGGGGTGGCCTACTCTGGCCTAATCTGCACCGAGCCTCAGGAGTTCAGGGGCTGGCATATGCCGTGGAGAATTATGTCAAGACCTACAGACGGAGAGTGTCCCAAGGATAAGGATCCACAGCCAGGGAAGGGTGatacaggacagggacagacggCTCAGGAGCTAGTGGCCGAGACAGAGGAGGCGGAGATGGTTCCTTCTGCCGAAGCCTCTGAGAGACCCCAGACCAAAGAAATATGA